In Monodelphis domestica isolate mMonDom1 chromosome 1, mMonDom1.pri, whole genome shotgun sequence, the sequence TTTTAAGGGCTGTTGATTTCTGATTTCTTGCATTAGTataacctcagtttcccttttctCACCTCTGATCCACACTGGTTGACTTTTGGAACATGGTGATTGGTGTTTGATGGGTCTTACTTCATCCTAGGATCACAGTAATAATAGCTCAGTGATATCTATATCTCTAAACTTTTTGCAGAGCACTTGATTTTTATCCtccttttataaataaggaaaatgaggaataGAAGGTTAAATAAATTGCTCAGGaccacaaagctaataagtgtcagaggcgggattcaaaaccaggtcctcctgactccaactccagcaCTCTGCTCACCCTCTCCTGGCCTCACATGTGGCAGTTATTTTCTTATTTACAGGTGCAGCAGGGTGTGTAGCAACATTACTCCATGACGCGGCCATGAATCCAGCAGAAGGTAACAATTTTCCCACCGTTCTCCCTGAATAGGGAGTTGGTATCTGCTCTTCTGGACTCCCTCGGCTTCTTGAGGGGAAGAGAGCTGGTGGGATTTCAGTCTTCCACACCCCTATTGCACCTTGGGTCCCCAGGGGACTGCTCCTTCATGTTATCTGCTTGGTGGGGCAGGCCCCTTGGACAGTAACCGGATGTATTTCCCTGAATCACTGGGAGGTATCTTTGTCAGGGAAAGTGCTAGGCTTTGTAGGGCCTATTTTTGGTCCATCTGTGGGGAACAGGCCCAGGTTTGAGCATCCTTGGAAGTCAAGAAGCTTCCTGCTATTTTCTTCAAATGAGAAGTAAAGATGAattcttgattctttttcttataggaatatgcTTAACCCCACCATCGGGGGTCTGTAGGGAACAGAGGCAACTATATTGCTATAAATAAATGGGGCTTGTCTGTGGCAGAGTTGGGTTTACCTTGTGTGGCGGTGGCTCCTTGTCTGGGCCAAAGCCAGGTGGTGGGAATCTACAGAGCCTAACAACTTTGATAAAAGGTCAGAAGCCACGCAGACACACATAGCTCACCCAGCATTATCTCCTTGGGCAGGGGGAGGTTCTCTGACATCAGAGTTAAACTTCTCTGGCTAACTGCTCTTTTCCTTTTGGCACCAGAGTTCATGCAGCTTCTCCAGGAGGGAAGTAATCTCTGTATTCAGAGTTAGCCGTTCTTGTATCTGGAGAAGGGATTGGAATTGTTAGGtctgtgtttattattattattattggtgcCAATAATAATACCATATGCTTATGTAGCTCTTAATTATTACAAAGCTCTTACATATATTATTTGCCATTTGACCCTTACAACAATACTTTGAGGTAGGTAGttaagtattatccccattttgtaccTGAGAAAACTGACACGTAGAGAGGTAGACATGCCCAAGCTAGTAAGAGATAGGGCtaggtcctgagctcaaatccagcgaTCCTCCTCTACAAAGTTTTTGTTGCCACTGGGACCAGGTATTCCTATGATTTTAGGCTGGATATAGGTAAATATTAGGGCTGAGAGTAATAGTACGTTATCCACAAGGTGGTGGCTTTGTCTCAAGAGGTAAAGTCCATAAGGACTTCCTAGGTTCCTTGAACATTAAGGATATCTTCATTGGCTTATAAATATGTGTAAAACATCCATTTAGAACTGAATGAAGGATCCGTTATGTCTTTATCCTCCACcctcagtcattttctttttacagAATTAGTAGCttatccatttctgttttttcttctctttcattggCTGATCTGCTGGCTTGGGAATTTGAACCCGGACACCACCACTCCTGGttgtctttcccttctttcttggtGGTCACCAGTGGTCAAACAGAGGATGCAGATGTACAACTCGCCGTACCATCGGGTGACAGACTGTGTTCGGGCAGTGTGGCAGAACGAAGGGGCTGGAGCCTTTTACCGCAGCTATACCACCCAGTTAACCATGAACATCCCTTTCCAAGCCATTCACTTCATGACCTATGAATTCCTGCAAGAGCACTTTAACCCACACAGACAGTACGATCCTAGCTCACATGTCATCTCTGGGGCCTGTGCAGGAGCTGTCGCTGCTGCCCTCACTACCCCTTTGGACGTTTGCAAGACGCTGCTCAACACCCAGGAATCCTTGGCTTTGAACTCAAATATTAGTGGACATATCACAGGCATGGCTAGTGCCTTCAGGACGGTGTACCAAGTAGGCGGGGTGACCGCCTACTTCCGAGGGGTACAGGCCAGAGTCATTTACCAGATCCCCTCCACGGCCATCGCGTGGTCTGTGTACGAGTTCTTCAAATACTTAATCACCAAACACCAGGAAGATCGAAGGGCTGGGAAATGAGGTGGCATCGAAGCTGGGGCTCGGTGCTGCCCTGTTCCTCTTCCTCTGTTACTCCCTCCCTGGCTGGCTtcagtctttccagttcacggAGGTGGAAAAGGCTTTTCTGAGGCTGCGGGTGTCGTCGCCAACGCCACTTCTTGCCATTACCTGTTGTAGCTCTCCTGCCCTTCCTTACCCAGTGGAGCTTCCCCCAAGGAAGGGCAGTGTCGCACTTAGCAGCACAATATCCACATCTTCTCGTCATCCTTGGCCAGGTATCCTGCTCCAGATTATCAGAGCAAGAAGTCGAGCTCTTTCTCCTGGTTCCGAATAAAGAGGCTTCTTTAAATTAAATGGCTTCATTGGGTTTGTCTTATAAAAGGAAGCAAAAAGCAGCTAGCTACCTTTGCTTCCATTCTTAGCAAAGAGTTAAAGGTACATTGCATTTTCCTAGGAtttgcttcttcttctttatgttgtttttgttttgatgggGAGAATTTAGGAGATTAAGGCTGCTTTGGCTCTGTTGGCATCTGTCGGAGTTCCCACCTAGACTGGTGGGCACCCAGACCCCATTACCATCACTCTTCCCTAGAGGAAT encodes:
- the SLC25A28 gene encoding mitoferrin-2 isoform X1; amino-acid sequence: MELEGRGAGGVAGGPTTGPGRSPGESALLDGWLQRGVGRGAGGGEAGACRPPVRQEPEPDPDYEALPAGATVTTHMVAGAVAGILEHCVMYPIDCVKTRMQSLQPDPAARYRNVLEALWRIVRTEGLWRPMRGLNITATGAGPAHALYFACYEKLKKTLSDVIHPGGNSHIANGAAGCVATLLHDAAMNPAEVVKQRMQMYNSPYHRVTDCVRAVWQNEGAGAFYRSYTTQLTMNIPFQAIHFMTYEFLQEHFNPHRQYDPSSHVISGACAGAVAAALTTPLDVCKTLLNTQESLALNSNISGHITGMASAFRTVYQVGGVTAYFRGVQARVIYQIPSTAIAWSVYEFFKYLITKHQEDRRAGK
- the SLC25A28 gene encoding mitoferrin-2 isoform X2 produces the protein MELEGRGAGGVAGGPTTGPGRSPGESALLDGWLQRGVGRGAGGGEAGACRPPVRQEPEPDPDYEALPAGATVTTHMVAGAVAGILEHCVMYPIDCVKTRMQSLQPDPAARYRNVLEALWRIVRTEGLWRPMRGLNITATGAGPAHALYFACYEKLKKTLSDVIHPGGNSHIANVVKQRMQMYNSPYHRVTDCVRAVWQNEGAGAFYRSYTTQLTMNIPFQAIHFMTYEFLQEHFNPHRQYDPSSHVISGACAGAVAAALTTPLDVCKTLLNTQESLALNSNISGHITGMASAFRTVYQVGGVTAYFRGVQARVIYQIPSTAIAWSVYEFFKYLITKHQEDRRAGK